The following proteins are co-located in the Diorhabda carinulata isolate Delta chromosome 4, icDioCari1.1, whole genome shotgun sequence genome:
- the LOC130892520 gene encoding mucin-2, translating into MSAIGFLDQIFNMLQPRNSVLFLILFILVDCFKGQQYNINHTPRIKQNDQDVTTVLLVDSRGRSPTGKFLNIKPDLGLIASTARTFIQEGVTTEYATQILGTTLDNGRLYAHLLTKSSRVLYDDSPTKTHDQIHSKWTINENFINVRPSVENINNIIPSNSKDFLLYTTRLSNDSDGETNSLLEVKSVEEEILKESPSNNYRVPFVDLKKNAFQSNVKVFKISPEVTDVNHENIIIDEELNDEQRKRNSFSPSKIKEWENLPTFTVRNEFSPSGLSFLGDLPDFEERTERSKLTTPADRRAKLLFKAGLTKPNAKDLTSITYTGFADFTTTVGDTVIVFSPHTTEKVEKSMKTTKLQNPTISSMIQQTTTLLEPPLATKVTTFLSQEPPMETKTFKASDLEMKTVIPTMVIDKTDRLRDPKKQTIEEHIDIDAKSAVLAHEQGQDTTQLHSLDVIQPSETQIPMLSTPSEEDIAKIFASLQALQKQSTQALETVASSIIETSIEESRVQPTGGATTIFFDDEIPTESNSVSDTYSSIRKEEATITTESANMDDEESNEETLGTTENINIDAENEAIIIENKVDATCSDSSKIVATTTFKTLTYLTTFFIPDGEGTTSISVKANEVTSTEIGFTTEPCIGIVPSSTTSLSIESSITEEIPTTTEEVSTIEEQVTTEEQATTEDEMESSTEQEITTIKQIESTTAEITTEEHHVTDAVTVAVETTTEEDGDELEIIYKTLYTTYTYLTTYFQESTSSISSRTVVTTNVVTSTLDPKEGLVGLENEQNSGIKQNTISFEDLADITPSKTTLVESTDSPTIHVSNLNGATPLLDDKEINLEVIKTYYTTYTYFTTIFVDGETEISSRTEVYTNYITPSVLATVPLNTRLTNPIENDNDDDDDDLQEEEEDDDYINKKKKLVTSNIKPQNIYNTIDRKKTTIAGEDVTTTEDNQLNNVLDLSDYETISTMVTDVRSTTSEGERKIIDNLDKRNVLLDDQIVSESNNDSEIIPSPTLLLQTSYTTFTYFTTMYHGTTSSNVVSRLETVTNVVTQTLEPTPILSTEDPNSPITYFTTFTYWTTLYKDGTTKITSREETVTNVETPTIKATSTIPVIITTDVIDSKSIITESDSSSLPSTIGEDALTTYYTTYTYYTTSYIGDSTILNSRLETVTNIINNTDIDTNYIGKAIGLYDKNKIVSEDKPIEDQSTTSTYIKPTGLLSTILNTIENDGTTTILSTDVYGTYIDGLYAKVLESTSSILTKEIKSSPIEDTLKPTGIVSINQGKIVDAEGISTLFYTTQAIGTYIDNLYAQVIESTSSLTVNEAKKSALPNDFPLIHKTGLVRSIEGSIIQNDTTTFYESKVLGTNIDGRYAQIIESTSSFLIGKPSNIQTSTIDGIQPSSTQAPDNTISPTAIVTPSSVSIEGSINESAKVDEEITTEENDEVEDDHKGKGSSRLTFQTKKRTFTPAIRPFAPRPRPSFAPKRKQSGQTTAATITRSDFTPTVTAVPASKLNRFGGRRSSTGTNVINPTVSSSRKFSRSKTLSSPSFGGRRSSSSRIQPTSTFGFSSRRSSSRSSSGGSNRSSSLFGTRPRIRPTLTSGLNRSPSSNVISSTDDENNITISITENPEETVETGETTLEAQTTTEITSRRGQNPLLKFRRPPLGRTTTTRNSKAIKNVPKSTTSTTTTSKPKTTRSNSLLNRSRANGLFPRRNLFTTTSTTPPPDEEEELVDEDLLEEYDAEEDTDYESSIKNTQIAEPPTTPKATTSNRVQIKPFKKRTKRETYSRFRRPISKTTSTAAPIEKEETRGKYTSRSRTKTSTSTTTTTPPTTPSIRKRISPSKAQSRTQFTLRGESEKRSNFKRPTSSNRVNRLTTTRPSNKRYRNNYQTEATRKNNNSNRQTTRTTSRSRTNNQRQRYPNDVEIDTYVQPKNDGTITVTRHVPTEVTIPVVNGKITEYKNVVTAKVSTDILGPSQYTTSVNALGKDVTILLSENTDISSNGATLITQYVLKETPTTSIIFTPTYINRRKTSFRHVIPSTIYEVEQVVNTIQPALAAQAPLANILLSQLLLGGLQPQPNALLGFQQPLTPTTEIKTRTTTYVTTVTSEISTVIPLTFRGKEIFTTLIDSSVSVVTATEFLTDTIVVTPTFGYPQQQLNTALLLPLLQQQLQQQQQLQNNLHPVLPTTNFLNVNDQPTSDTFQEEEKLNLADDEFSDIKKPLIVDDIESNSKSKTSRKGKKHKPSRNIPLKESSVITLYVSGRTPGEFTTILSTVPVTEEKNRKRRELRTLVASPSQIIKQSNIEDKFDNFLMAGVKDIELETSEITRETQSLESIVGDVSMYLTTLKSPDSSQSSKYIKSSRNSHDFLV; encoded by the coding sequence ATGTAACCACAGTTCTACTGGTGGACAGTCGCGGAAGGTCACCTACTGGCAAATTCCTAAATATAAAACCCGATCTTGGATTGATCGCTTCGACAGCCCGTACGTTTATACAAGAAGGTGTTACTACTGAGTACGCCACACAAATTTTAGGTACTACTCTAGACAATGGACGTTTATACGCTCATCTACTTACTAAAAGCTCCAGAGTACTTTACGATGATTCCCCAACTAAAACACATGATCAAATCCATAGTAAATGgacaataaatgaaaatttcatcaacGTAAGACCATCTgttgaaaatatcaacaatattaTTCCCAGTAATTCTAAAGATTTTCTACTATACACGACTCGATTATCAAACGATAGTGATGGCGAAACAAATTCATTATTAGAAGTAAAAAGTGTAGAAgaggaaattttaaaagaatctCCTTCTAATAATTACAGAGTTCCTTTcgttgatttgaaaaaaaatgcattCCAATCAAAcgtaaaagttttcaaaataagtcCTGAAGTTACAGATGTTAACcacgaaaatataattatcgATGAAGAACTAAATGAcgaacaaagaaaaagaaacagcTTCTCACCTTCTAAAATAAAAGAGTGGGAAAATTTACCAACTTTTACTGtgagaaatgaattttcacCATCGGGACTATCGTTTCTCGGAGATTTACCTGATTTCGAAGAACGAACTGAACGTTCAAAGCTTACAACACCAGCTGATCGTAGAGCTAAACTCTTATTCAAAGCTGGTTTAACAAAACCTAATGCAAAAGATTTAACATCGATAACTTATACCGGATTTGCTGATTTCACTACTACTGTCGGAGACACAGTTATCGTATTCTCTCCACATACTacagaaaaagtagaaaaatccATGAAAACAACTAAGTTACAAAACCCTACTATAAGTTCGATGATTCAACAAACTACTACTTTACTTGAACCCCCTCTAGCAACCAAAGTTACCACTTTTTTATCGCAAGAACCTCCTATGGAAACAAAAACTTTCAAAGCTAGCGATTTGGAAATGAAAACCGTAATTCCCACGATGGTTATTGACAAAACTGATAGACTTAGGGATCCAAAGAAACAAACCATAGAGGAACATATTGATATTGATGCTAAATCAGCTGTTTTGGCACACGAACAAGGCCAAGACACAACTCAGTTACATTCATTAGACGTAATTCAACCATCAGAAACACAAATACCAATGCTATCGACACCTTCGGAAGAAGATATCGCTAAAATATTTGCGTCCCTTCAAGCTCTTCAAAAACAATCAACTCAAGCTTTAGAAACAGTAGCTTCTTCAATTATAGAAACTAGCATAGAAGAAAGTAGAGTACAACCTACCGGAGGTGCTACTACGATTTTCTTTGATGATGAAATTCCTACAGAAAGTAATTCTGTGAGTGATACATACTCATCAATTCGCAAAGAAGAAGCAACTATAACAACAGAATCAGCTAATATGGATGATGAAGAATCGAATGAGGAAACTTTAGGAActacagaaaatataaatattgatgcAGAAAATGAAGCgataataatcgaaaataaagtGGATGCAACATGTAGTGATAGTAGTAAAATCGTAGCAACCACCACGTTCAAAACGTTAACTTACTTAACAACATTCTTTATCCCAGACGGTGAAGGTACTACTTCAATTTCTGTAAAAGCAAATGAAGTTACATCTACAGAAATTGGTTTTACAACTGAGCCTTGTATAGGAATTGTACCATCTTCAACTACATCTCTTTCAATCGAATCAAGTATCACGGAAGAAATTCCTACAACTACTGAAGAAGTATCAACTATCGAAGAACAAGTAACTACTGAAGAACAAGCAACTACCGAAGATGAAATGGAATCTAGTACAGAACAagaaataacaacaataaaacaaatagaaaGCACAACAGCTGAAATAACAACTGAAGAGCACCACGTGACAGATGCAGTTACTGTAGCAGTTGAAACAACAACGGAAGAAGATGGTGAcgaattagaaataatttataaaactttatatacAACTTATACTTATTTAAcaacatattttcaagaatcTACTTCATCAATATCTAGTAGAACAGTCGTGACAACAAATGTAGTTACCTCGACATTAGATCCTAAAGAGGGACTCGTAGGACTAGAAAATGAGCAGAATTCCGGTATAAAACAAAACACTATATCCTTCGAAGATTTAGCTGATATCACACCATCCAAAACTACATTAGTTGAATCGACCGATTCTCCAACAATACATGTATCAAACTTGAACGGAGCAACTCCACTTTTAGATGATAAAGAAATCAATTTAGAAGTTATTAAAACGTATTATACGACTTATACATATTTCACAACAATTTTCGTCGACGGTGAAACAGAAATATCTAGTAGAACAGAAGTTTATACCAATTATATAACTCCATCTGTTCTAGCAACCGTTCCCTTGAACACCAGATTAACAAATCCAATAGAGAACGATAACGATGATGATGACGACGAtttacaagaagaagaagaagatgatgattatattaacaagaaaaaaaaattggtaacatcaaatataaaacctcaaaatatatacaatactatagatagaaaaaaaacgaCGATTGCTGGTGAAGACGTTACCACAACTGAAGATAATCAATTAAACAACGTATTAGATCTAAGTGATTATGAAACTATATCAACTATGGTGACGGACGTTAGAAGTACTACATCTGAAggtgaaagaaaaattatagataaCTTGGATAAACGCAATGTGTTGCTAGATGATCAAATTGTTTCGGAATCGAATAACGATTCGGAAATCATACCATCACCTACGCTATTACTACAAACCAGTTACACAACTTTCACATATTTCACTACTATGTATCACGGTACTACTTCTAGTAACGTTGTTAGTAGATTAGAAACTGTAACTAACGTTGTTACTCAAACGTTAGAACCAACTCCAATTTTATCTACCGAAGATCCCAACTCCCCTATCACTTATTTCACCACGTTCACCTATTGGACGACTTTGTATAAAGATGGTACCACAAAAATAACTAGTAGAGAAGAGACTGTTACCAATGTAGAAACTCCAACAATTAAAGCTACTAGTACTATACCAGTTATTATTACTACAGACGTTATTGATTCTAAAAGTATAATTACCGAATCGGATAGTAGTAGCTTACCTAGTACGATTGGAGAGGATGCTCTTACAACTTATTATACTACGTATACTTATTATACTACGTCATATATTGGTGATAGTACTATATTAAATAGTCGATTAGAAACAGTAacgaatattataaataatacagatatcGATACAAACTATATCGGTAAAGCAATAGGTTTATACGATAAAAATAAGATAGTTAGTGAAGATAAACCAATTGAAGATCAAAGTACTACTAGTACTTATATTAAACCAACAGgattattatcaacaattttgaatacaatAGAAAATGATGGTACTACCACTATATTATCCACAGATGTTTATGGTACTTACATAGATGGCCTTTACGCGAAAGTACTTGAAAGTACATCTAGTATACtgacaaaagaaataaaatcttCACCGATTGAAGATACATTGAAACCTACAGGTATCGTTAGTATTAATCAAGGTAAAATAGTAGACGCCGAAGGCATTAGTACTCTATTTTATACAACCCAAGCAATTGGAACATACATCGATAATTTATACGCTCAAGTTATAGAAAGTACTAGTTCTTTAACCGTAAACGAAGCTAAAAAATCTGCTTTACCAAATGATTTTCCTCTTATCCATAAAACTGGATTAGTTAGATCTATAGAAGGTTCTATAATTCAAAATGATACAACAACTTTTTATGAATCTAAAGTACTAGGTACTAATATAGATGGTAGATATGCTCAAATAATTGAAAGTACCTCAAGTTTCTTAATAGGAAAACCGTCTAATATCCAAACAAGTACTATAGATGGAATACAACCAAGTTCAACACAAGCTCCCGATAATACGATTAGTCCTACTGCAATCGTAACACCTTCTTCAGTATCAATAGAAGGATCTATTAACGAATCAGCTAAAGTAGATGAAGAAATAACAACGGAAGAAAACGATGAGGTCGAAGATGATCATAAAGGAAAAGGATCGTCTCGATTAacttttcaaactaaaaaacgAACGTTCACACCGGCTATTAGACCTTTTGCACCAAGACCACGACCATCTTTCGCACCGAAACGAAAACAATCAGGACAAACTACCGCAGCTACTATAACAAGAAGTGATTTTACCCCAACCGTTACGGCTGTACCAGCTTCGAAACTAAATCGATTTGGAGGTAGGAGATCTTCTACTGGTACTAATGTTATAAATCCAACGGTATCTAGTAGTAGAAAATTCTCTAGATCAAAAACATTgagttcaccatctttcggtGGTAGAAGAAGTAGTTCATCTAGAATACAACCTACTAGTACGTTTGGTTTTAGTTCTAGAAGATCTAGTTCGAGATCTTCTAGCGGCGGATCTAATCGTTCTAGTTCTTTGTTTGGAACTAGACCTAGAATTAGACCTACTTTAACGTCTGGATTGAATAGATCACCGAGCTCGAATGTTATATCTTCTACGGATGATGAGaataatatcacaatttctaTAACTGAAAATCCAGAAGAGACGGTTGAGACGGGGGAAACAACTTTAGAAGCACAAACTACTACCGAAATAACATCGCGACGAGGTCAAAACCCTCTTTTGAAATTCAGAAGACCTCCATTAGGACGAACTACAACCACTAGGAATTCAAAAGCAATTAAAAACGTACCTAAATCTACGACTTCCACAACTACAACATCGAAACCGAAAACTACAAGATCTAATAGTTTGTTGAATAGATCAAGAGCAAATGGTTTATTTCctagaagaaatttatttaccACAACTTCAACTACACCTCCTCCGGATGAAGAAGAAGAGTTAGTAGATGAAGATTTACTCGAAGAATATGATGCGGAAGAGGATACAGATTACGagagttcaataaaaaatactcaaataGCCGAACCACCTACAACACCTAAAGCAACAACCAGTAATCGTGTACAAATTAAACCATTCAAAAAAAGAACTAAACGTGAAACATACTCCAGGTTTAGGCGACCAATTAGTAAAACGACATCCACTGCAGCTCCAATAGAGAAAGAAGAAACTAGAGGTAAATATACGTCTAGAAGTAGAACTAAAACTTCCACATCCACTACAACAACTACACCTCCCACTACGCCCTCTATAAGGAAAAGGATATCTCCAAGTAAAGCTCAAAGTAGAACTCAATTTACTTTGAGAGGTGAAAGCGAGAAGAGGTCCAATTTCAAAAGACCCACTTCTAGTAATAGAGTTAACAGACTTACTACCACCAGACCAAGTAATAAAagatatagaaataattatcaaacggaagcaacaagaaaaaataacaatagtAATCGACAAACGACTAGAACCACGAGTAGGAGTAGAACAAATAATCAAAGACAACGATATCCCAACGACGTAGAAATAGATACTTACGTTCAACCAAAAAACGACGGTACTATTACCGTGACCCGCCACGTACCAACCGAAGTTACTATACCCGTAGTTAATGGAAAAATAACCGAATACAAAAATGTAGTTACCGCTAAAGTTAGTACAGATATTTTAGGACCATCTCAATACACTACATCAGTAAACGCTCTCGGTAAAGATGTAACGATATTGTTGAGCGAAAATACAGACATCAGCTCCAATGGAGCTACTCTAATCACCCAGTACGTCTTAAAAGAAACTCCTACAACAAGTATTATTTTCACCCCGACTTATATAAATAGACGTAAAACCTCTTTTAGACACGTCATACCTAGTACAATTTATGAAGTTGAGCAAGTTGTTAATACGATACAACCAGCTCTAGCAGCTCAAGCACCTTTagctaatattttattatcacaatTATTATTGGGAGGTTTACAACCACAACCTAATGCTCTACTAGGTTTCCAACAACCATTAACTCCAACCACCGAAATTAAAACTAGAACAACCACATATGTAACTACAGTAACTAGTGAAATATCAACAGTTATACCATTAACTTTTAGAGGTAAAGAAATATTCACAACTTTAATAGATAGTAGTGTAAGCGTAGTAACAGCTACGGAATTTTTAACTGATACGATTGTAGTAACTCCTACTTTTGGATATCCTCAACAACAATTGAATACCGCTTTATTACTACCGTTGTTACAACAACAGTTACAGCAACAGCAACAGCTACAAAATAACCTACATCCAGTACTACCCACTACTAATTTTTTAAACGTAAACGATCAACCAACTAGTGATACATttcaagaagaagaaaaattaaatctaGCTGATGACGAATTTAGTGATATTAAAAAACCTTTAATAGTTGATGATATCGAGTCTAATTCGAAAAGTAAAACTAGTAGAAAAGGTAAAAAACACAAACCAAGTCGTAATATACCATTAAAGGAATCGAGTGTTATAACTCTTTACGTATCCGGAAGAACCCCTGGGGAATTTACCACTATACTTTCAACCGTGCCCGTTAcggaagaaaaaaatagaaaaagaagagaatTAAGAACACTAGTAGCCTCACCAtcacaaattataaaacaatcaaacatcgaagataaatttgataatttcctTATGGCTGGTGTTAAAGATATAGAATTGGAAACATCAGAAATAACACGCGAAACTCAAAGTTTGGAAAGTATAGTTGGAGATGTTTCTATGTATTTAACAACGTTAAAATCACCCGATTCAAGTCAAAgtagtaaatatataaaatcatcTAGAAATTCTCAtgattttttagtataa